The sequence CCTTCGGCGACGAAACGGTCTACATCGAGAAAGCGATCCTCAAGCCGCGACACGTGGAGATTCAGATCCTCGCCGACCAGCACGGCAACGCGGTGCATCTCTTCGAGCGCGACTGCAGCATCCAACGTCGCCATCAAAAGGTCGTCGAGGAGACGCCGTGCCCCGCCATCGACGCGGCCACAGTCGCGAAGATGGGCGAACTCGCAGTCAAAGGCGCGCGCGCCGTCGGCTACTACTCCGCGGGTACCTTCGAGTTCCTGCTGGGCGACGACCAATCCTTCTATTTCTTGGAGATGAACACCCGCCTACAGGTGGAACATCCGATCACGGAGCTCATCACCGGCTTCGATCTGGTGCGAGAAATGGTGCGGATCGCCCAGGGTGAGCCCCTCGGTTTCGACCAATCCCAGATCCGACGTCAGGGGGCGGCCATCGAATGCCGGATCTACGCCGAAGACCCCAGCACGGGGTTCTTGCCCAGCCCCGGACGCATCCACACGCTACGAACACCGGGTGGACCGGGCGTTCGTGACGACTCGGGCACCTATGCGGGTGCGACCATCAGTGCGAACTACGATCCCCTCGTCTCCAAGCTTTGCGTTTGGGCACCGGATCGCGCGCGGGCGGTCGAACGCATGCGCCGCGCCCTCGGAGAGTACGTGGTGGGCGGCATCGCCACCAACCTTCCGTTTCACGATCGCTTGTTCCGACATCCGGAGTTCGTGGCTGGCCGCTACGACACGGGGTTCATCGATCGCAACAAGGAAGCGCTGCTCGATTCACGCGGGGAGCTCTCCGAACCCGAGGCAATGGCCACGGCCCTGGCAGTGTTGACCTACCATGGGGCACAGCACGTACGCGCCACGGACAGCGGTCGCGGTGGAGGGTTGAGCCCCTGGGTCAGTTCGCACCGCGCACGCCTTGGACGGCGGCCATGAACGCCCTCGACGGCATTCGCATCCTGGACCTCACGCGCCTGCTGCCCGGGCCTTTTGCCACTCTGGTACTCGCCGACCTCGGCGCCCAGGTGGACAAGCTCGAGGACCCCAGCAGTGGTGACTACCTGCGGCACACTCCGCCAGTAGTAGGCGACCAGGCCGTCGCCTTCCACGCCTTGAATCGCGGCAAACGCAGCTTGGCGCTGGACCTGAAACGCCCCGAAGGCGCCCAGGCGTTCCGCAAGCTGGTGAAGAACTACGACGTCGTCTTCGAGCAGTTTCGCCCCGGTGTGCTGGGGCGTCTCGGACTGGGACACGACACGATGCTGCTGGAGAACCCGCGGCTCATCGTCTGCGCACTCACCGGGTACGGTCAAAGCGGCCCGCTCCGGGATCGCGCCGGACACGATTTGAACTACATGGCGCGCGCCGGGCTGATGGGACTGCAGGGGCCGGCCGAGGACAAGCCCGCCTTGCCTGCCTTCCAGCTGGCGGACGTTTCCGGAGGTATGTGGTGCGTGATCGCCATCCTGGCGGCGCTGCGCGAACGTGAGCTGACAGGTCGTGGTCGTACCCTCGACATCGCCATGTTCGATTCGGTCATTCCCTTCGCGACCATTACGCTGAGCAAGATCCTCGGAGGTGAGACCGTCAATCGCGGACAGGAGCTGCTGACAGGGGGCATCGCTCCCTATCAAACCTATCGTACGAAGGACGACGCCTTCATCACCTTGGCCGCGTTGGAACCCAAGTTCTTGATGCGTTTCTGTGGCGCAGTCGGTTTGGAAATCGACATGACCGCGTTGATGCCGGGCCCCCATCAGCACGAGCTGCAACGACGTTTCGCCGACGTCTTCTCCAGTCGCACACGAGCCGAGTGGCAGCAGTTCAACGAGCAGCACGACTGCTGCCTCGAGCCCGTGTTGGAGCCGAACGAGTTGCGAGCCGATCCGCACGTGAAGGCCCGCAACCTGTTCCCCAATCTCCAGCTACCCGAAGGCGAGGTCGGCGTGTTCCGCACGCCCGTTACGCCCGCGGAGCACCCACTGCGACCCGGACCACGCCAAGGTGAACACAGTCGCGAAATCTTGCGAGAGGCCGGCTTCGACGCCGCTGAGCTCGACACCCTGGCCCGATCCGGTGCGCTGCCTGGCTAGGGTCGCAGGGAGGCCAAAGAAGGCTCAGATCTTCTTGTATTCCTCGACGAACTCCCAATCCGCAATCAGGTGTTTGCGGAGCAATACGCTGAGCAGTGCCGCAAACATGGCTTCCCAGCGCACGTCTTCGCCGAGGATCTCCGTCGCGTCCGCGCCGTGAGACACGGCGCGGAGTGCCGCGACCAAGTCTCGAGCCGTGAGGGGCTCGTCGCCACTCTTCGCTTCCACACGCCCGCTGCGGCGCGCCGCCCGCGCCGGCAGATTGATCTGCGTGCCATCGAGCAGAGTCAGCGTGATGAGCTTGGAGGTTCCACCGCGCTTGGGTCGCGGCATCTCGATCTCTCGAGCAGAAATCGCGGGCGCACTGTCGGGCGGCGGAGTCTCGCTGCGTATGCGCTTGGGAGCTGGCACGGCGGCCACCGGTTCGGCAGGCTGCATGGCTGCTTCCGTTGGCTCGGCGGGCCGCGCTGCTTCCGCGGGCTCGGCCGGCGGCACGGGCTCAGCCGGCGGCTCGGGCTCGGCCGGCGGCTCGGGCTCGGCGAGTTCCTTGGCCGCTGCCGCGGAGGGCGACGCCTCGGCGACGGGGGGCTCGGTCACTTCGGCGCGAATCGGTTTGGGCGGAGGCGTCGCGGTGCGGGGCGGCTCCGACGTTTGGACCGGCGCGGGCTCACCACCGTAGTAGACGCGGATGGCCGAGCGGATGTCCGCGGGGGGCGCGATCATCGCGCGCACGGGGAGACCAGCGAAGGTGGAGACTTCTTCTTGGGCGAGGGTGTTGGCGGGGTCGTCCATCGCGACGTAGAGCGTGTTGCCCTGGCCGCGCACGCGCCGGACGAAGATGGGGACCAGACAGTGGCGCTCGGCCAACTCACGCGGTACCAAGTCCAGCAACTGCCGAGAAAAGTCGATGTGATATAGCGACACCCAGGGCACGCTCAGCTGTTGACTGAGGATTTGAGTGACCTGCGTCTCCGTCACGAGCCCCATCTCGACCAACAGCGTGCCCAGACGCCGACCGTCCTGCTTTTGGAGGCCTAGAACTTCTTCGAGCTGCTCCCGACTCACGATCTGAGCCTCGACCAGCATCTCTCCGAGCAATACGCGGCTGACCGCCATGACCGTCGGAGTCTAGCCTAAACCGGCCACATGGCTGAGAAACTGGGGCTTTTCCTGGAGGCCAGGTTCCTTCCGCCAGCCCAGGTCCGTGCCGCAGGCACGATTGAATCGGCCGCGCGCCCGAGCGCAGGCCTCCGGCCCACCCGCCAGTAGCTCTTTTCTTCAGGGAAGATCCGCCTAATACTTGCCGAATCGTGGCCCTTGGGCCGACGGACCGTCGATGGTGAGCTCCTCCGAAGCCCTGCGCCCCTGCCCCCAATGCGGGTCGGCATGCTCCACCGAGCACAGCTACTGTCCGGCCTGTGGCTTCCCCGTCGGCACCGTCGGCAAGGCTGGTGAGGATCGGCTCATCGGGCGTTCGCTGCCTGGCGGCTATCACGTCATCGATCTGATCAGCGTCGGGGGAATGGGGCGCGTGTACCGGGCCGAGCAGAGTGTGCTCGGACGAACCGTCGCGGTGAAGGTGATCCACCCGCACCTGCTCGCCGACGAGAACTCGGCCGTGCGCTTCATGACGGAGGCGAGAGCTGCAAGCCAGCTCAACCACCCGAATTCGGTCGCGGTGTTCGACTTCGGCCGCACTGACGATGGCCAGCCCTACTTGGTGATGGAGTTCCTGCGAGGCAAGGACCTAGCCAGGGTCGCGTGGGAAGAGGGGCCGCTTCCATTCGCTCGGGTAGTGGATGTGCTTCGTCAAGTCCTGGCGGCCCTCGGCGAAGCCCACGACTTGGGGATCGTGCACCGCGACCTCAAGCCCGAGAACGTGATCCTCGAGCCCCTCCGTCGCGGTGGGGACTTCGTCAAGGTGGTGGACTTCGGCCTGGCAAAGCTGAAGGCCGGGGATGACCTTGCGACCAACGTGACCAGTCCGGGAATCGTCTGCGGAACCCCCGACTACATGGCTCCCGAGCAGGGGCGGGGCGACGCAATCGATGGGCGCAGCGATCTCTACGCGGTTGGTGTCATCCTGTTCCAGCTGTTGACCGGGCGGCTTCCTTTCGAAGCGGACAGCCCGACCCAAGTCGTGATGATGCACCTGTCGATTCCGGTGCCGGACCCGCGCCAGGTCGCACCGGAACGTGACATCCCGGATCCCTTGGTCGACGTCTGCCTCAAGGCACTCAGAAAAGACGCGCGCGAGCGCTACCAGGACGCCCACGAATTCGCCGACGCCCTGAAGCAGGCCCTGGCGCTGGCAGAAAGTGGCGCGCCGGCTCCAACGTCACTGCCCCCGACGTCGCTGGTGGCAGGCGCAACCACGTCCTGTCCTTCTTGCTCCCAAGTCGTGCCGCTTGCGCGTTTCTGCTGCGAATGCGGCGCGCGCCTACCGGCGCGCAGCACCAGTCCGGAGCTCGCTGTCTTTCCCCTCGCCTTCGTAGGCCGAGACGACGACGTCGAGTGGCTCGAAGACCGCCGTGTTCAGGCCGAGGGTCAGGTGGTGGGTGCGCGCCTGGTGGGCGAGCCGGGCAGCGGCAAGACGCGGCTGCTGGATGAGTTCTTGGACCGGGCGAGGTCCGATGGCGACACCGTCGTGCTGACGGGGCCAGATCCTTTCTGGGCGGAAGTTGCCTGCTCCTCGGTCCGTGCGGCAATCCTCGCGCTAGCGAAGCTCGACGAGCAGGTCAGCATCAACGATCTCAAAGGGCTGACCCCGGAGGCTCGCCGCGGCCTGGAAGAGGTTTTGGGTCGGACAAACGGTCGCGACGAGCGCGCGCCTGCGGAGCGGCGGTTCGCGGTGGCCGAAGCCCTGCGGTGGGCCCTTTCCACCGCATCGCAACGGGAAGGTGGCCGGCGCGTCGTGCTCGCGGTCGACGAACTGCATCGCATCGATCCCCCAAGCCGATTTGCGTTCGCAGATGCGCTCGCTGAGGCGCCACCCATGGCGCTGCTGTTGGTATGCAGTCACATTCCGGGGTTCGAGTCCGGTTGGGGCGCGAGCCACGGAGCACGCCTGCTCGCAGGTCTGCCACCACCGGCGCTTTCGCGTCTTCTGCGCCGCGTACCGGGCTCGCCGACGCTGAGCGATGATGACAATCGCGGCATCTTGCCGATGTACGTGGAGCAGCTGGCTCGCTTCGTCGCCGACGGTGGCCAAGATCCGCCAACCCGCCTGGGTGACCTCGTGGCCCTGCGCATCGACACCTTGGAACCCGAGCCGCGGCGCACGTTGCAGGCACTGGCGGTGTTGGGCGATCGCGTGATGGCAACGAACATCGCTCAGTTGCTCTCCGCGGGGGCCAACATCGACGAAGCGCTGAGTCATCTGGAGAAGGCCGGCATGATCAGCCGCACGAACGGGCGAGTCTCCACCTCCCATCCCCTGCTTCGCGAGATCGTGTTGGCGGGGTTGCCCGCGGCCGTTCGAAAAGAACTTCACTCCAAAGCACTTCGCAACGCCGACGAGCGCGGCGCACCGCTGGAGGCCAAGGCCAATCACGCCTTCGAGTGCGGAGATTCCTTCCAGGCACTCTTGCTGCTGGAACAGGTCGCGGACCGCGCATCGGCACGCGGAGATGCCGCGACGGAAGTGGAGGCGCTGCGCCGTGGGCTCGAAGTCGCGCGACGAGAGATTGCCCGCGGTGAACTCGACGACCCGATGCGCGCGGTGCTCATCTTTGCTCGTAAGTTGGGCACGGCACTGACGCGAACGGGCAACTTTGCCGACGCCGAAGGCGTGCTGCGCGAGGCTTTGGACTTCGCTGGACCGAGCGGCACTGACCGTGCGCGCGTGCTCAGCGGCCTGGCGCACGTGGCCCACGGTCGACGCCGCTCCGATGAGGCGATCGGATTCATCAACCAGGCCATCGAGACCGCCAAGGAGTCCGGTGCGTTCGACCTGGTCGACAAGCTCAACGATACCCGTCGTGCTTGGGCATCCTAGCGCGGAACTCGGCCATGGACGGCGGTGAGCGACTAGTCGCCCGGTGGGATCTCGACAAGACCTACTTGCGCACCGAATTCGACACGATGCGTGACCTGCTACGGACCGCGGTGGAACGCCCCGATCGCAAGCGCAGCGTGCCTGGTGCCGCCGCGCTGC comes from Polyangiaceae bacterium and encodes:
- a CDS encoding acetyl-CoA carboxylase biotin carboxylase subunit, whose protein sequence is MLRKVLIANRGEIAVRIARTLREMGIGVVAVHSEVDEDALHVRVADEAYEIGPAAAAESYLRIDKLMDVAKRAGCDGLHPGYGFLSENPALPEACAENGITFIGPPASAMRSMGLKTAAREKMAAAGVPVVPGGDASHPDEAIQTASRIGYPVMLKATAGGGGKGMRLVHKESELLPALERARSEAKKAFGDETVYIEKAILKPRHVEIQILADQHGNAVHLFERDCSIQRRHQKVVEETPCPAIDAATVAKMGELAVKGARAVGYYSAGTFEFLLGDDQSFYFLEMNTRLQVEHPITELITGFDLVREMVRIAQGEPLGFDQSQIRRQGAAIECRIYAEDPSTGFLPSPGRIHTLRTPGGPGVRDDSGTYAGATISANYDPLVSKLCVWAPDRARAVERMRRALGEYVVGGIATNLPFHDRLFRHPEFVAGRYDTGFIDRNKEALLDSRGELSEPEAMATALAVLTYHGAQHVRATDSGRGGGLSPWVSSHRARLGRRP
- a CDS encoding CaiB/BaiF CoA-transferase family protein; protein product: MNALDGIRILDLTRLLPGPFATLVLADLGAQVDKLEDPSSGDYLRHTPPVVGDQAVAFHALNRGKRSLALDLKRPEGAQAFRKLVKNYDVVFEQFRPGVLGRLGLGHDTMLLENPRLIVCALTGYGQSGPLRDRAGHDLNYMARAGLMGLQGPAEDKPALPAFQLADVSGGMWCVIAILAALRERELTGRGRTLDIAMFDSVIPFATITLSKILGGETVNRGQELLTGGIAPYQTYRTKDDAFITLAALEPKFLMRFCGAVGLEIDMTALMPGPHQHELQRRFADVFSSRTRAEWQQFNEQHDCCLEPVLEPNELRADPHVKARNLFPNLQLPEGEVGVFRTPVTPAEHPLRPGPRQGEHSREILREAGFDAAELDTLARSGALPG
- a CDS encoding protein kinase, which codes for MVSSSEALRPCPQCGSACSTEHSYCPACGFPVGTVGKAGEDRLIGRSLPGGYHVIDLISVGGMGRVYRAEQSVLGRTVAVKVIHPHLLADENSAVRFMTEARAASQLNHPNSVAVFDFGRTDDGQPYLVMEFLRGKDLARVAWEEGPLPFARVVDVLRQVLAALGEAHDLGIVHRDLKPENVILEPLRRGGDFVKVVDFGLAKLKAGDDLATNVTSPGIVCGTPDYMAPEQGRGDAIDGRSDLYAVGVILFQLLTGRLPFEADSPTQVVMMHLSIPVPDPRQVAPERDIPDPLVDVCLKALRKDARERYQDAHEFADALKQALALAESGAPAPTSLPPTSLVAGATTSCPSCSQVVPLARFCCECGARLPARSTSPELAVFPLAFVGRDDDVEWLEDRRVQAEGQVVGARLVGEPGSGKTRLLDEFLDRARSDGDTVVLTGPDPFWAEVACSSVRAAILALAKLDEQVSINDLKGLTPEARRGLEEVLGRTNGRDERAPAERRFAVAEALRWALSTASQREGGRRVVLAVDELHRIDPPSRFAFADALAEAPPMALLLVCSHIPGFESGWGASHGARLLAGLPPPALSRLLRRVPGSPTLSDDDNRGILPMYVEQLARFVADGGQDPPTRLGDLVALRIDTLEPEPRRTLQALAVLGDRVMATNIAQLLSAGANIDEALSHLEKAGMISRTNGRVSTSHPLLREIVLAGLPAAVRKELHSKALRNADERGAPLEAKANHAFECGDSFQALLLLEQVADRASARGDAATEVEALRRGLEVARREIARGELDDPMRAVLIFARKLGTALTRTGNFADAEGVLREALDFAGPSGTDRARVLSGLAHVAHGRRRSDEAIGFINQAIETAKESGAFDLVDKLNDTRRAWAS